A stretch of Arachis hypogaea cultivar Tifrunner chromosome 15, arahy.Tifrunner.gnm2.J5K5, whole genome shotgun sequence DNA encodes these proteins:
- the LOC112749967 gene encoding glutamate--glyoxylate aminotransferase 2: protein MPPKPLDYESINENVKKSQYAVRGELYLRASELQKEGKKIIFTNVGNPHALGQKPLSFPRQVVALCQAPFLLDDPNVGLLFPADAIAKAKHYLSMTGGGLGAYSDSRGIPGVRKEVAEFIQRRDGYPSDPELIYLTDGASKGVMQILQTIIGGQGDGILVPVPQYPLYSATIALLGGSLVPYYLEETANWGLDINELRQSVNQARYKGITVKAMVIINPGNPTGQCLSEANLREVLQFCFEENLVLLGDEVYQQNIYQDERPFVSAKKVLMDIGPPLSKEVQLISFHTVSKGYWGECGQRGGYFEMTNIPPETVDQIYKVASISLSPNVPAQIFMGLMVNPPKPGDISYDQFVRESKGILESLRRRARIMTDGFNSCRNVVCNFTEGAMYSFPQIRLPPRAIEAAKQAGKVPDVFYCLKLLEATGISTVPGSGFGQKEGVFHLRTTILPAEEDMPAIMDSFKKFNDDFMEQYEDHRGYSRM from the exons ATGCCACCAAAGCCCTTAGACTATGAGTCTATAAATGAAAACGTGAAGAAGAGTCAATATGCTGTCAGAGGTGAATTATACCTTCGAGCTTCTGAGCTTCAGAAGGAGGGCAAAAAG ATTATATTCACCAATGTTGGCAACCCACATGCTTTGGGACAGAAACCACTGAGCTTCCCCCGCCAG GTGGTTGCTTTGTGCCAGGCACCATTCCTACTTGATGATCCTAATGTTGGTCTGTTATTCCCTGCTGATGCAATTGCAAAAGCCAAACATTATCTGTCAATGACTGGCGGTGGTTTAG GTGCTTACAGCGACTCCCGCGGCATTCCAGGAGTACGGAAGGAAGTGGCAGAGTTCATACAAAGGCGTGATGGTTACCCCAG TGATCCAGAGCTTATTTATCTCACTGATGGTGCTAGCAAGGGTGTGATGCAGATCTTACAAACTATAATTGGAGGTCAAGGGGATGGG ATTTTGGTTCCAGTCCCACAATACCCGCTCTACTCCGCAACAATTGCTCTCCTTGGTGGTTCTCTTGTTCCATACTACCTAGAAGAGACTGCAAACTGGGGTCTAGATATCAATGAACTTCGTCAGTCGGTTAACCAGGCTCGCTATAAAGGAATAACT GTTAAAGCAATGGTGATCATAAATCCTGGAAATCCTACTGGACAATGCCTTAGTGAAGCTAATCTAagagaggttttgcaattttgttttgaAGAAAATTTAGTCTTGCTTGGAGATGAGGTTTACCAGCAGAATATATATCAGGATGAACGACCCTTCGTTAGTGCCAAAAAG GTTCTGATGGACATAGGCCCTCCTTTAAGCAAGGAAGTCCAGCTTATTTCTTTTCACACTGTGTCTAAAGGATATTGGGGTGAATGTGGACAGCGTGGAGGATATTTCGAAATGACCAACATTCCTCCCGAG ACAGTTGATCAGATCTATAAAGTTGCATCGATATCACTCAGTCCTAATGTTCCAGCACAAATATTT ATGGGGCTTATGGTCAATCCACCTAAACCAGGAGATATTTCTTATGACCAATTTGTTAGGGAAAG CAAAGGAATACTCGAATCGTTGAGGAGAAGAGCAAGGATCATGACTGATGGATTCAACAGCTGCAGAAATGTTGTTTGTAATTTCACAGAAG GTGCAATGTATTCATTCCCTCAAATTCGGTTGCCGCCAAGAGCTATAGAGGCTGCTAAACAGGCTGGAAAGGTTCCAGATGTGTTCTACTGTCTAAAGCTTTTGGAAGCCACTGGCATATCCACTGTTCCTGGTTCAGGATTTGGACAGAAAGAAGG GGTCTTCCATTTGAGGACAACCATTTTACCTGCTGAGGAAGACATGCCTGCTATTATGGATAGTTTCAAGAAGTTCAATGATGATTTCATGGAGCAATATGAAGATCATAGAGGTTACTCACGGATGTAA
- the LOC140179156 gene encoding uncharacterized protein encodes MANELYKKGIDGSLSRCLGQNDQNITSGKVHNGICGAHQAGKKMRWVLYRNHRIKNFVASRNINMVTSTPYYAQANGQVEAANKILIMLPLEINLNTLRISKQSDLPVDDYWNAMFNELSELDSERLLALDNMIRQKAGIARSYNCRIKEKSFNTGELVLKVILPMEKKSKFLGKWSHIWEGPFQVIARNIFGKYLSD; translated from the exons ATGGCTAATGAATTGTATAAGAAAGGTATCGATGGGAGTCTATCGAGATGTTTGGGTCAAAATGATCAAAATATTACTTCGGGTAAAGTTCACAATGGGATATGTGGTGCTCATCAGGCTGGAAAGAAAATGAGATGGGTGTTATATCGCAAtcat CGGATTAAAAATTTTGTAGCTTCGAGAAATATTAATATGGTTACCTCAACTCCTTATTATGCACAGGCTAATGGGCAAGTAGAAGCAGCAAATAAGATTTTGATAA TGCTACCACTAGAGATAAATCTAAATACTTTAAGAATATCAAAGCAGAGTGATTTACCAGTCGATGATTACTGGAATGCAATGTTCAATGAATTGAGCGAGTTAGATTCGGAGCGACTTTTGGCACTCGATAACATGATTCGACAGAAAGCAGGTATCGCTCGAAGTTATAATTGTCGAATCAAGGAAAAGTCTTTTAATACAGGTGAATTggttttgaaagttattttgccaatggaaaagaaatcaaaatttcTTGGTAAATGGTCCCATATTTGGGAGGGTCCTTTCCAAGTGATAGCTAGGAACATATTCGGGAAATACTTATCAGATTAA